The Solicola gregarius DNA window ACCAGACCGTCTGCCTGACGATCACGCTCGTCGACGGGCTGGTGCTCGCACGGTCGGGCTTCCACCACTCGGTCAACTACCGCAGCGCCGTCGTCCTCGGCAATCCCCGGCCGGTCGACGAGCCGGCCGAGCGCGACCGCGCGCTCGACCTGATCATCGACCACCTCGTGCCCGGTCGGGCCGAAACCCTCAGGCCGCCGACCCGCAAGGATCTCGCCGCGACGACCGTGCTCGCCGTCTCGCTGCACGAGGCGTCGGTCAAGGCACGTGCGGGTGGCGCCAACGACGAGGCGTTCGACGTCGAGGCCGGCGACACCTGGGCGGGGATCGTCCCCCTGACCGTCGTACCCGGCGCCCCGATCACGAACCCCGACTGCCCGCCCGAGCTCGAGGTGCCGCAGCACGTACGAGCGCTGGTCCGGAAACGGGACTGACCCGGGCCCAATGCCCGGTGAGCCGCACGTTTGTGCCGTTCCGGACCGTTCCGGCACGGCCGAAACGTGCGGCTCAGCGCGGCCCGGCGCGGCTCAGGCGTCGATGCGGTCGGCGTCCAGCTCGTACGCGCCCTGGACGAGAAACTCCTTGCGTGGCGCGACGTCGTTGCCCATCAACAGCTCGAAAACCCCGCTCGCGGCCTCGCCGTCGTCGACCGTCAGGCGCCGCAACGTACGCCGCCGCGGATCCATCGTCGTCTCGGCCAGCTGCGACGCATCCATCTCACCGAGGCCCTTGTAACGCTGCACCGGCTCCTTCCAGCGCACGTTCTTCTTGGTCAGCTCGGCGAGCTTGCGCTGCAGCTCGGGGTCGGAGTACGTATAGACGTACTTCTCCATGCCCTTCTTCGGGTTGGTCAGCTCGATGCGGTGCAGCGGCGGTACCGCGGTGAAGATCCGCCCCGCGTCGACCAACGGCCGCATGTAGCGGAAGAACAACGTCGCAAGCAGGCAACGGATGTGCGCGCCATCGGAGTCGGCGTCGGCCATGAAGATGATTCGGCCGTACCGCGCAGTGTCGATGTCGAACGTACGCCCGGAGCCCGCGCCGACGACCTGGATGATGGAGGCGCACTCGGCGTTCTTGAGCATGTCGCCCACCGACGCCTTCTGCACGTTCAAGATCTTGCCCCGGATCGGCAGCAGGGCCTGGAACTCCGAGTTGCGCGCGGACTTCGCCGTGCCGAGCGCGGAGTCGCCCTCGACGATGAACAGCTCCGAGCGGTCGACGTCGTTGCTACGGCAGTCGGCGAGCTTCGCGGGCAACGCGCTGGACTCGAGCGCGTTCTTGCGCCGTTGTGTGTCGCGCTGCTGGCGCGCGAGCACCCGTGTACGCGAGGCCGCGACCACCTTCTCCATCACCTGCCGTGCCTTCGGCCGCTGCGCCGACTTGTTCGACGTGAGGAAGGCCTTCAGCTCGCGGGACACGATCCGGTTCACGATGCGGGTGACCGGCGGGGTGCCGAGCACCTCCTTGGTCTGCCCCTCGAACTGCGGCTCCGCGAGACGCACGGTCACCACGGCGGTGAGCCCCTCGAGCACGTCGTCCTTCACGATGTCGGCGTCGCCGTTCTTCAGCAGCCGGGTCGAGCGCAGCACCTCGTTGAACGTCTTCGTCAGCGCCCGCTCGAACCCGGCGACGTGGGTGCCGCCTTTGGGAGTCGCGATGATGTTCACGAACGAACGCACCTCTGCCTCGTAGCCGGTGCCCCAGCGGACCGCGATGTCGACACCCAGGTCGCGCTCGACGTCTTGCGGCTGCATGTGGCCCTTGTCGTCGAGCACCGGAACGGTCTCGTTGAACGTCTCGGTGCCTTGCAGGCGCAGGATGTCGGTGACCGGCTCGTCGTCGGCGAGGTAGTCGCAGAACTCGGTGATGCCGCCGTCGTGACGGAAACGTTCCTCGCGCACCTCGTCGCCGCGCTCGTCGCGGATCACAATCTCGAGGCCGGGCACCAGGAACGACGTCTGGCGGGCGCGGGTCACGAGCTCGTCGTAGCTGAAGCGGGCGCCCTTGATGAAGATCTGGGGATCGGGCCAGTAGCGAATGCGACTGCCGGTGACGGTCTTCTTGACCCGCCGGACCTTGCGCACGCCGCCCGCCGCCGCGAACGACGCGTCCGGCCCGTCGCCCGCGAACTCGCCGGGTGCGCCGCGGCGGAACGACATCGCCCAGGTCGCGGAGCTCTTGTCGACCTCGACGTCGAGGCGCGACGACAGCGCGTTGACGACCGAGGCGCCGACGCCGTGCAGCCCGCCGGTCGCGACGTACGAGCCGCCGCCGAACTTGCCGCCCGCGTGCAGCTTGGTGAAGACGACCTCGACCCCGCTCAGGCCGGTCTTCGGCTCCTTGTCGACCGGGATGCCGCGGCCGTTGTCGCGCACCTCGGCCGAGCCGTCGGCGTACAGGACGACGTGAATCTGGTCACAAGCGCCGGCGAGGGCCTCGTCGACGGCATTGTCGATGATCTCCCACAGGCAGTGCATGAGCCCGCGGGTGTCGGTCGAGCCGATGTACATACCGGGCCGCTTGCGGACGGCCTCGAGGCCCTCGAGGACGAGCAGGTTGCGGGCGTTGTACGTGGTGTCTATGGGAGTACTCCTGTGCGGGTCTGGACTGCGAACCCGAATCTACCCCCCTGCACCGACGGGGTCGCCCGACACGCGGGATCGGCGATACGGCTTCGGTTCCTGCCGTCCACACGTCACACTTGGGGCGTGGAGAACTCGGCTGGTGCCCGCATCCGACGCGACGGTGCTCACACCGCGGACATGGTGGGAACACCGACACATGGTTGGATGTTGGTACAGGTAACGCCGATCGAGACGAGAAGAGGTCAGACGTGACGACTGCTGTAGCCACCGGTGCTGCCCTCAGCGCAGCCGACCGATGCGACCGTTGCGGAGCACAGGCGTACGTACGCGCCGAGCTCGGCAACGGCGGCGAGCTGTTGTTCTGCGCGCACCACGCACGCGAGCACGACGAGCAACTCCGCAAGATCGCCGTCTCGATCCACGATGAGACGGGACGTCTTGCCGAAGTCCCGGAAGTAGCCCCCGACGACGAACGCTGACCGACCAACCCGACGGGACCCCGGACGCACGCGTCCGGGGTCCTGACGTATGCAATGACGACCGAGATCCTCGTCGCGCTCGCGATCCTCGTCGGCCTGGTCGGCATCGTCGTCCCGATCATGCCCGGCAGCCTGCTCGTGCTCGGTGCGATCGCGGTCTGGGCGTTCACGACCGCCACGGCGACCGGCTACGTCGTGCTCGGCACCGCTGCGGCCCTGATCGGCCTTGCCACGTTGGTGAAGTACGTCTGGCCGCACCGACGCCTTCGGGCGGCGGCGGTACCTACGCGGTCGATCATCCAGGGCGGCATCGCGGGAATCGTCGGCTTCTTCGTGATTCCCCTCGTCGGTCTGCCGATCGGGTTCGTCACCGGCACGTATCTCGCGGAGCACGTACGCACCCGCGATCGCCGTGCCGCATGGCGGGCCACCGTCGCGGCGACGAAGGCGGTCGGCCTGTCGCTGCTCGTGGAGCTCACGGGTGCACTCCTCGCGGCGGGCGTGTGGGTGGTCGCCGTCACCCGGATGTAGGGCCGACGACCTTCCGGCGCAGCTCGCGTACGGCGGCGCTTCGCGCGACGCCCACGGCACGGTCGTCCGCCCCGAGCGACGCGAGCGCGTCCAGATGACGCGCGCCTCCGACCGACGCGCTCGCGCGGATCGCCGCCACCTGCACCCGCGGCTCCCCGTCGCCGATGAGCGCGACCAGCGCCGGCGCCGCGTCGCGGATGCCATGGCGCAGCACGATCTTGGCGGCCGACTCGCGTACTCGCCAGTGCGGATCCGCCAGCGCGGCCACGACGCCGTCCGCGGCGTACGGCAGCCAGGCGTGGCCGAGTCCTCGTACGCCCCACGTGCGCGGCCAGTAGTCCTGCCCGCGCGACACGAGCTCGCCGCGGTCGAGCTTGCCCCGCGCCGCCGCACCTCCGAGGTACGTCAGCGGCATCGCGAGAAGGTCGTAGTCGTCGTGACCCTCGATCAACGCCAGGCAGGTGTCGATCACGGTGTGGATGCCGTAGTCGTCGACCGCCTCCGCCACGAGCACTTCGGGGCGCGCGTACAGATCGCGGGGCTCGGGTCGCACAAGACCAGCGTAGACACGGAGCACGCCCGACCACTGGGCGCACTCCGTCGCAATGACCTACGTTGGAAGGGAGCAGACCCATCGGGCGCCGGCAGGGAGTGCACATGACCACAGACGTCGAAGCCACGGCGAATCTCCACGAGACCTTGCGCGAGCTGCGTACGACGGCACAGGGAGCGCACAGTGGCCGTGCGGCACACAAGCTGACCGGTGGGCCCGACTCGCATCTGACCCAGACCGTCATCGCCATGACGGCAGGCACGACACTGGCCGAGCACGAGAATCCCGGCGAGGCGACGCTGCTCGTACTCGAGGGCGCGGTGCGACTTGAGGCGGGAGACGAGTCCTGGGAGGGCCGCAACGGAGACCTGCTCTCCGTTCCGGACGCGCGACACAGCCTCGATGCGCTGCTCGACTCGGCCGTCCTCCTGACTGCGGTCAAGCGCGTCTGACCCGGCCCTTGACCTTCGAGCGGCTGGAAACCACAGACTCAGCCAGGTGACCGAACCACTTCTGACGATCAGCGCATTCGCGCGCGCCGTCGACCTCGCGCCCGGCACGCTCCGTTACTACGACGAGGCCGAGCTGCTGGCACCGACCGAGGTCGACGCGAACACCGGATACCGCTACTACACTCCCGAGCTCGAGCGGCGCGCCCACATGATCCGGCGGATGCGCGATGTCGGCGTGCCGATCGAGACCATGCGATCGGTACTCGACGGTCCGGTCGACGACGCTGCCCACCTCCTGCAGGGGTTCGCGGAACGCGCGAACGAGTCCGCGCAACGCGCCCAGAGCGCCGTTGCCGATGTGATCGCGAGCCTGCGGGCCGAATCGGCCACGGCCAAGCCGGTCTCGGTGCTGGCGGATGCCGCGGAGCTCGCCGCCGCGCTGAGACGCGTCGTACCCGCGGCGAGCGGCGAGCCGGACTCACCGCTCGGCGTGGTCGCGTTGGATATCCATGACGACACCCTTTCGGTCGTCGCCACCGACCGCTACTGGCTGGCGTGCTGGGACGTCCCGCTCGCGGATCACGACGGCGACCCGCGCCGCTTCGTCGTCGCCCGCTCCCGGGTCGCCGACGTCGCGACCTGGCTGGCGCGCCGCGAGGTCGTACGACTGACGGAGGCAGACGGCCGGCTGCGGCTCACCGACGAAGGCGGCGGCTCGTCGGACGTCGGCCTCGAGGTCGACCGATTCCCGGCGTATCGGCTGATCGTCGACGGGGTCGCCGCCCACGGCGGCCGCGCAACTCTCGACCGGTCCTCGCTGCTCGCGGCGCTGGCCCCTGCCGAGTCCACGGCACTCGTCGTACGCGTCGGCACCGACCGGGTCACGGTTCAGCCACACGGCAGCGCCGAGGGCGTACGCCTCGAGGCGACGACGTCCGGTGCGCCCGTCGAGCTGGGCTTCTCCCCCACGCTGCTCGGCACGGCGCTGAACGCGATGGTCGGAACGGACGTCACGCTGGCGTACGACGCGGCCGACCGAGCGGTACGGCTCGGTTCGGCGGAACAGCGCCGGTTCCTCGCGCTCGTGATGCCGATGAAGCTGGAGCCGACGGCGTGACCGCGAGTACGGAGCCGGCCGGCAGAACGCGGCCGGTGCTCACCCGCGGGTTCGCGGCATGGCTGTCCGCGAGTACGTTGGCCGCCGCCGGCGACGGGATCCTCTACTTCGCGATCGGCTGGACGGCGACGGGGATCGGCAGCGGATTCGCCGGTCTCGCAATGACCTTGGTCGTGCTGCCGCGTACGTTGTTGTTGCTCGTCGGCGGCGCGGCCGGTGACCGCTGGGGCTTACGCCGGACCATGATCGGCTGCGACCTCGTCCTCGCCGGTGTGCTCGCCGGGTATCTCGCCGCGGACCGGACCTCCGCCTCGACGGCCCTGCTCCTCGCGACGCTCGCGGTCGCGATCGGCACCACCAGCGCGTTCCGGATGCCCGCTGCCGGGGCGTTTCCGCGGCTGTTCGCCGACGACGACACGCTCGCCCGCACGATGTCGGTGACGAGCAGCCTGCTGCAGATCGCCCGGCTGGTCGGCCCGCCCCTCGGTGGACTCGTCGTCGCCGCCGCCGGCATGTCCGGCGCCGTCGGATGGAACCTCGCCGGATGCCTGATCATCCTCGTCGTCCTCGCGTCGGTGCGACCTCCGAACGAGCGGCGCGACGACGTACCGGACCAGGGCTCGACGTACGACCGGGTTCGAGCCGCCCTCGCCGCCGCACGACGCCTGCCGGGCGTCGTCGCGATACTCGCCGCGATCGGGCTCTTCGCCGCCGGGGTGATCCCGATGCTCAGCCTGTGCGTACCCCTTGCGGCGCGCGAGCGGGGCTGGAGCGCGGGTGCGACGGGCGTCGTCGAGACGTGCTGGATCGTCGGTACGTTGAGCATCACCGTGCTGGTCGCCCGGTTCGGAACCCGGACGAAGGCATTCGGTCCGCTCGTCGGCGGACCCTTGCTCACAGCGGCCGGGGTGTTGACCGTCGCGTTCGCAGAGAGCCTCGCCGCGGCGTACGCCGGGGCGGTCGTGATGGGTCTCGGAACTGCCGTCTTCACGACGCATGCGATGCCGCTGTACGTACTACGCACCCCGAAGGGAATGCTCGCGCGGTTCCAGGCGCTCAGTGGGCTGGTGCAGGTCGCGCCGATGGTGGTGACCAACAATGCCCTCGGTGCGATCGCGAGCGGTGGTCACGCCACCCG harbors:
- a CDS encoding DUF456 domain-containing protein; protein product: MTTEILVALAILVGLVGIVVPIMPGSLLVLGAIAVWAFTTATATGYVVLGTAAALIGLATLVKYVWPHRRLRAAAVPTRSIIQGGIAGIVGFFVIPLVGLPIGFVTGTYLAEHVRTRDRRAAWRATVAATKAVGLSLLVELTGALLAAGVWVVAVTRM
- a CDS encoding pyridoxamine 5'-phosphate oxidase family protein; its protein translation is MTATLSPTARTRVIRSHERAESERSALYDVLDSGMVAHLGVVIDAAPRVLPTVFAYDPDGPDLDGTLYFHGSVASRSLVDAPDQTVCLTITLVDGLVLARSGFHHSVNYRSAVVLGNPRPVDEPAERDRALDLIIDHLVPGRAETLRPPTRKDLAATTVLAVSLHEASVKARAGGANDEAFDVEAGDTWAGIVPLTVVPGAPITNPDCPPELEVPQHVRALVRKRD
- a CDS encoding DUF7455 domain-containing protein, which translates into the protein MTTAVATGAALSAADRCDRCGAQAYVRAELGNGGELLFCAHHAREHDEQLRKIAVSIHDETGRLAEVPEVAPDDER
- a CDS encoding HEAT repeat domain-containing protein translates to MRPEPRDLYARPEVLVAEAVDDYGIHTVIDTCLALIEGHDDYDLLAMPLTYLGGAAARGKLDRGELVSRGQDYWPRTWGVRGLGHAWLPYAADGVVAALADPHWRVRESAAKIVLRHGIRDAAPALVALIGDGEPRVQVAAIRASASVGGARHLDALASLGADDRAVGVARSAAVRELRRKVVGPTSG
- a CDS encoding cupin domain-containing protein, with translation MTTDVEATANLHETLRELRTTAQGAHSGRAAHKLTGGPDSHLTQTVIAMTAGTTLAEHENPGEATLLVLEGAVRLEAGDESWEGRNGDLLSVPDARHSLDALLDSAVLLTAVKRV
- a CDS encoding MerR family transcriptional regulator, whose protein sequence is MTEPLLTISAFARAVDLAPGTLRYYDEAELLAPTEVDANTGYRYYTPELERRAHMIRRMRDVGVPIETMRSVLDGPVDDAAHLLQGFAERANESAQRAQSAVADVIASLRAESATAKPVSVLADAAELAAALRRVVPAASGEPDSPLGVVALDIHDDTLSVVATDRYWLACWDVPLADHDGDPRRFVVARSRVADVATWLARREVVRLTEADGRLRLTDEGGGSSDVGLEVDRFPAYRLIVDGVAAHGGRATLDRSSLLAALAPAESTALVVRVGTDRVTVQPHGSAEGVRLEATTSGAPVELGFSPTLLGTALNAMVGTDVTLAYDAADRAVRLGSAEQRRFLALVMPMKLEPTA
- a CDS encoding DNA gyrase/topoisomerase IV subunit B — its product is MRVRSPDPHRSTPIDTTYNARNLLVLEGLEAVRKRPGMYIGSTDTRGLMHCLWEIIDNAVDEALAGACDQIHVVLYADGSAEVRDNGRGIPVDKEPKTGLSGVEVVFTKLHAGGKFGGGSYVATGGLHGVGASVVNALSSRLDVEVDKSSATWAMSFRRGAPGEFAGDGPDASFAAAGGVRKVRRVKKTVTGSRIRYWPDPQIFIKGARFSYDELVTRARQTSFLVPGLEIVIRDERGDEVREERFRHDGGITEFCDYLADDEPVTDILRLQGTETFNETVPVLDDKGHMQPQDVERDLGVDIAVRWGTGYEAEVRSFVNIIATPKGGTHVAGFERALTKTFNEVLRSTRLLKNGDADIVKDDVLEGLTAVVTVRLAEPQFEGQTKEVLGTPPVTRIVNRIVSRELKAFLTSNKSAQRPKARQVMEKVVAASRTRVLARQQRDTQRRKNALESSALPAKLADCRSNDVDRSELFIVEGDSALGTAKSARNSEFQALLPIRGKILNVQKASVGDMLKNAECASIIQVVGAGSGRTFDIDTARYGRIIFMADADSDGAHIRCLLATLFFRYMRPLVDAGRIFTAVPPLHRIELTNPKKGMEKYVYTYSDPELQRKLAELTKKNVRWKEPVQRYKGLGEMDASQLAETTMDPRRRTLRRLTVDDGEAASGVFELLMGNDVAPRKEFLVQGAYELDADRIDA
- a CDS encoding MFS transporter; translated protein: MTASTEPAGRTRPVLTRGFAAWLSASTLAAAGDGILYFAIGWTATGIGSGFAGLAMTLVVLPRTLLLLVGGAAGDRWGLRRTMIGCDLVLAGVLAGYLAADRTSASTALLLATLAVAIGTTSAFRMPAAGAFPRLFADDDTLARTMSVTSSLLQIARLVGPPLGGLVVAAAGMSGAVGWNLAGCLIILVVLASVRPPNERRDDVPDQGSTYDRVRAALAAARRLPGVVAILAAIGLFAAGVIPMLSLCVPLAARERGWSAGATGVVETCWIVGTLSITVLVARFGTRTKAFGPLVGGPLLTAAGVLTVAFAESLAAAYAGAVVMGLGTAVFTTHAMPLYVLRTPKGMLARFQALSGLVQVAPMVVTNNALGAIASGGHATRSMVLVAVGTLLAAAVVTANPALRSARLDGGAG